A single region of the Prochlorococcus marinus XMU1411 genome encodes:
- a CDS encoding TatD family hydrolase, whose product MSDIELIDSHCHLIFENFKKDIDDVVLRLRSRGVKKLVHACCELTEIPKLKKISHQYNEIYYSVGLHPLEAKKWEPSSIVHLKRSAQEDKRVVAIGELGLDFFKSENKTQQIDALLPQMELAYELELPVIIHCRDAANEMIEICNDLSIKGKCPQGVLHCWTGTPKEMNKFLDLGFYISFSGIVTFPKAHEIHECAKIVPNDKYLIETDSPFLAPVPFRGKRNEPAFVESVANFIADLRSTDLSTIAKESSKNAEDLFKFDLIS is encoded by the coding sequence ATGAGCGATATTGAACTCATAGACTCCCACTGTCATTTAATATTTGAAAATTTTAAAAAAGATATTGACGATGTTGTTTTAAGATTGCGTTCAAGAGGTGTAAAAAAATTAGTTCATGCTTGTTGTGAATTAACAGAAATTCCTAAGTTAAAAAAAATATCACACCAATATAATGAAATTTACTATTCAGTTGGTTTGCATCCACTTGAAGCAAAAAAATGGGAACCAAGTTCCATAGTTCATTTAAAAAGATCAGCTCAAGAAGATAAAAGAGTTGTAGCAATTGGAGAATTAGGCTTAGATTTTTTTAAAAGCGAAAATAAAACTCAGCAAATTGATGCTCTTTTGCCACAAATGGAGTTGGCTTATGAACTCGAATTGCCTGTAATCATCCATTGCAGAGATGCTGCAAATGAAATGATCGAGATATGTAATGATCTCTCTATAAAAGGAAAATGTCCTCAAGGTGTACTTCATTGTTGGACAGGGACCCCAAAAGAAATGAATAAATTCTTGGATCTTGGTTTTTATATTAGTTTTAGTGGAATAGTAACTTTCCCAAAAGCACATGAAATACACGAGTGTGCCAAAATAGTTCCAAATGATAAGTATCTAATTGAAACTGATTCACCCTTCTTGGCTCCAGTGCCCTTTAGAGGTAAACGAAATGAACCTGCATTTGTTGAAAGTGTTGCAAATTTTATAGCAGATTTAAGATCTACAGATCTAAGCACAATTGCTAAGGAGTCATCCAAGAATGCTGAAGATTTGTTTAAATTTGACTTGATAAGTTGA
- the rpsT gene encoding 30S ribosomal protein S20 codes for MANNKSAKKRILISERNRLINKSYKSVVRTFTKKTLENCEIYKKDPNEDNKNLVKTSLNKTFSLIDKAVKKNVLHKNNGANKKSKINNFVKTTLTTK; via the coding sequence GTGGCTAATAACAAATCAGCAAAAAAGAGAATACTAATTTCAGAAAGAAATCGTTTAATTAATAAGTCATATAAATCTGTAGTAAGAACCTTTACCAAAAAAACTTTAGAGAATTGCGAAATCTATAAAAAAGACCCTAATGAAGATAATAAAAATTTAGTTAAAACAAGTCTTAATAAGACTTTTAGCTTAATCGATAAAGCAGTTAAGAAAAATGTTCTTCACAAGAATAATGGAGCTAATAAAAAATCAAAAATCAATAATTTTGTAAAAACAACCCTTACCACAAAATAA
- the hisD gene encoding histidinol dehydrogenase, producing MKIINNKKEAIQELKRISSRTNSENNNKINAIVEGILQEVKNDGDIAVEKFTKKFDGFNPNPMQVSAEELQDAWDVIDSNLKRSLEIAYKRIKEFHEKEIPSSFTIKGKHGDIVQRRWSAVKNAGIYIPGGRAAYPSTVLMNAIPAKVAGVKEIIMVSPGNKEGKINKTVLAAAYLSGINKVFRIGGAQAIGALAFGTNQINKVDVITGPGNIYVTTAKKLIYGSTGIDSLAGPSEILIIADETAQDTHIASDLLAQAEHDPLASSILLTTSKKQAKGVLEELYKKIDDHPRKEICLQSIKNWGLIVICENYESCIELSNNFAPEHLEIITIDSKKILEGIENAGAIFLGKWTPEAVGDYLAGPNHTLPTSGNSRFSGSLGVETFMKNTSIIEFNKESLKVNSIDIINLAKSEGLHSHANSVQIRFED from the coding sequence ATGAAGATCATAAATAATAAAAAAGAAGCTATCCAAGAATTAAAAAGGATTTCTTCTCGAACTAATTCAGAGAACAATAATAAGATAAATGCAATTGTCGAAGGAATTCTTCAAGAGGTAAAAAATGATGGAGATATTGCAGTTGAAAAATTTACCAAAAAATTTGATGGTTTTAACCCTAACCCTATGCAAGTGAGTGCGGAAGAATTGCAAGATGCATGGGATGTAATTGATAGTAATTTAAAACGTTCACTTGAGATAGCCTATAAAAGAATTAAAGAATTCCATGAAAAAGAAATTCCATCATCTTTCACAATTAAAGGTAAACATGGTGATATAGTCCAAAGGAGATGGAGCGCAGTAAAAAATGCAGGTATTTATATCCCTGGAGGGAGAGCTGCTTATCCCAGTACTGTATTAATGAATGCAATACCTGCAAAAGTAGCTGGAGTAAAAGAAATTATAATGGTATCTCCTGGTAACAAAGAGGGGAAAATAAACAAAACTGTTTTAGCTGCAGCCTACTTATCAGGAATAAATAAAGTTTTTAGAATTGGAGGAGCTCAAGCTATTGGGGCTTTAGCATTTGGCACAAATCAAATTAATAAAGTTGATGTTATCACTGGTCCAGGAAATATCTATGTAACAACTGCTAAAAAACTAATTTATGGCTCTACAGGAATAGATTCTTTAGCTGGTCCAAGTGAAATATTAATCATTGCGGATGAAACAGCTCAAGACACTCACATAGCATCTGATCTACTAGCACAAGCAGAACATGATCCCTTGGCTTCTTCAATACTACTAACTACATCAAAAAAGCAGGCAAAAGGAGTTCTAGAGGAACTTTATAAAAAAATAGATGATCATCCAAGAAAAGAAATTTGCTTGCAATCAATAAAAAATTGGGGATTAATTGTTATTTGTGAGAATTATGAATCATGTATTGAATTAAGCAATAACTTTGCTCCAGAACACTTAGAAATTATAACTATAGATTCGAAAAAAATTCTTGAAGGCATAGAGAATGCAGGAGCAATATTTCTGGGGAAATGGACTCCTGAAGCTGTTGGAGATTATCTTGCAGGACCAAATCATACTTTACCTACATCAGGAAATTCAAGATTTAGTGGTTCTCTAGGAGTAGAGACTTTTATGAAAAATACTTCCATTATAGAATTTAATAAAGAAAGTTTAAAAGTTAACAGTATTGATATTATTAATCTTGCTAAAAGTGAGGGTTTACATAGTCACGCTAACTCTGTACAAATAAGATTTGAGGACTAA
- the rpiA gene encoding ribose-5-phosphate isomerase RpiA: MDSQTRMKQIVADAAIKEVKSDMILGLGSGSTAALMIRSLANEIRSGKLQNIKGVATSFQSEVLALELDIPLIDLASVSQIDLAIDGADEVDQRFQLIKGGGACHVREKLVASKADQLMIVVDETKLVQNLNQSFPLPVEVLPNAWKQVQDVISKMNGRSTLRMATKKAGPVVTDQGNLILDVLFNDGIKNPKEIEMNINNIPGVLENGLFVDLTDKVLVGKLEEGMPIVYSPSKIG, from the coding sequence TTGGATTCACAAACCCGAATGAAACAAATAGTTGCTGATGCAGCAATTAAAGAAGTAAAGAGTGACATGATTCTAGGATTAGGTTCTGGATCTACAGCCGCACTTATGATAAGAAGCCTCGCTAATGAAATTCGTTCTGGAAAACTGCAAAACATAAAAGGTGTCGCAACTTCTTTTCAATCAGAAGTTTTAGCACTCGAACTTGATATCCCTCTAATTGATTTAGCTTCTGTTTCTCAAATCGATTTAGCTATTGATGGAGCAGATGAAGTAGATCAGCGTTTTCAATTGATAAAAGGAGGAGGAGCATGTCATGTCAGAGAAAAGTTAGTAGCATCTAAAGCTGATCAATTAATGATTGTTGTTGATGAAACTAAACTCGTACAGAACTTAAATCAATCTTTCCCTTTACCTGTAGAGGTCCTTCCAAATGCTTGGAAGCAAGTTCAGGATGTGATTTCAAAAATGAATGGCAGATCTACTTTAAGAATGGCTACTAAAAAAGCTGGCCCAGTTGTTACTGACCAGGGCAACCTAATATTAGATGTTTTGTTTAATGATGGTATTAAGAATCCAAAAGAGATTGAAATGAACATTAATAATATTCCAGGAGTATTAGAAAACGGATTATTCGTTGATCTAACAGATAAAGTATTGGTTGGTAAGCTTGAAGAAGGCATGCCTATTGTTTACTCGCCCTCAAAAATTGGTTAG
- a CDS encoding trypsin-like peptidase domain-containing protein, which produces MDNLKIKFVNLIQLFIIVCFCLVNFSQKAEVLALPSSENHNFVSSAVKNVGPAVVKIDTERLVERQQFDPTLLDPLLRDLLGEQGITPERERGQGSGVIINDNGLVLTNAHVVEKVDDVSVTLADGAICDGKVLGTDSVTDLALVKIEDSSYSSFAPLGNSEDLEVGDWAIALGTPYGLEKTVTLGIVSSLHRDINSLGFSDKRLDLIQTDAAINPGNSGGPLINSDGEVIGINTLVRSGPGAGLGFAIPINLAKSVSDQLLKNGEVIHPYLGVQLISLNPRIAKEHNKDPNSLVQLPERNGALIQSVIPNSPAEKAGLRRGDLVIAAENISIQEPKALLDEVEKAKIGKVFLLNVLRDNKEIQINIKPEPLPGLT; this is translated from the coding sequence ATGGATAATCTAAAGATTAAATTTGTAAATTTAATTCAACTATTTATTATTGTTTGTTTTTGTTTAGTTAATTTTTCTCAAAAAGCTGAAGTTTTAGCTTTGCCGTCCTCTGAAAATCATAATTTTGTATCATCTGCAGTAAAAAATGTTGGTCCTGCAGTAGTAAAAATTGATACTGAGCGTTTAGTAGAAAGGCAACAGTTTGATCCCACTTTACTTGATCCTTTATTAAGAGATTTACTTGGGGAACAAGGAATTACTCCTGAGAGGGAAAGAGGCCAAGGTTCAGGAGTAATTATTAACGATAACGGTTTGGTTCTTACGAATGCTCATGTAGTAGAAAAAGTTGATGATGTTTCAGTTACTTTGGCGGATGGAGCCATTTGCGATGGAAAAGTTTTGGGTACTGATTCGGTTACTGACTTGGCTTTAGTAAAAATTGAGGATTCTTCATACTCTAGTTTTGCTCCTCTAGGTAATTCTGAAGACCTTGAAGTTGGAGATTGGGCAATAGCTCTTGGAACTCCTTATGGACTAGAAAAAACAGTTACCTTAGGGATTGTAAGTAGCCTACATAGAGATATTAACAGTTTAGGTTTTTCAGATAAAAGGCTTGATCTCATACAAACTGATGCTGCGATTAATCCAGGAAATTCCGGAGGCCCACTTATCAATTCAGATGGAGAGGTGATTGGAATTAATACATTGGTTAGAAGTGGCCCTGGTGCAGGTCTAGGTTTTGCAATACCAATCAATCTAGCAAAAAGTGTCTCTGATCAACTCCTAAAAAATGGGGAGGTTATTCATCCATATTTAGGGGTTCAATTGATTTCTTTGAATCCTAGAATTGCTAAAGAACACAATAAAGATCCTAATTCACTAGTTCAATTACCCGAAAGAAATGGAGCTCTAATTCAATCAGTCATCCCTAATAGTCCTGCTGAAAAAGCTGGGTTAAGAAGGGGCGATTTAGTTATAGCAGCTGAAAATATCTCTATACAAGAACCTAAAGCTTTGCTAGATGAAGTTGAGAAAGCTAAAATAGGAAAAGTATTTCTTTTAAATGTTTTAAGAGACAATAAAGAAATACAGATAAATATTAAACCAGAACCTCTTCCAGGTTTGACATAA
- the rimP gene encoding ribosome maturation factor RimP, producing MNKEKKNKLETLLKKVANTLNFEICNLNVQTNQNPILIKIIIKKTNGGDISLDDCVLFNTPASEEIENSNLLNCSYVLEISSQGVSDELTSERDFKTFKGFPVNVELNQKDSKIKFLNGLLYEKSKDYLAINIKGKIKKIPFNEVLKISLCKLED from the coding sequence TTGAATAAAGAAAAAAAAAATAAACTAGAAACTTTACTCAAAAAAGTTGCCAATACATTGAATTTCGAAATCTGTAATTTAAATGTACAAACAAATCAAAATCCAATTCTTATAAAAATCATTATTAAAAAGACTAATGGTGGTGATATTTCACTTGATGATTGTGTGCTATTTAATACCCCAGCATCGGAAGAAATAGAAAATTCAAATCTTTTAAATTGTTCATATGTCTTAGAAATTAGTAGTCAAGGGGTCAGTGATGAATTAACCTCAGAAAGAGACTTCAAAACTTTTAAGGGTTTTCCAGTTAATGTTGAGTTAAACCAGAAAGATTCTAAAATAAAATTTCTGAATGGTTTACTCTATGAAAAGTCTAAAGATTATTTAGCCATTAACATTAAAGGTAAGATTAAAAAAATACCTTTTAATGAAGTATTAAAAATTAGTCTTTGTAAACTAGAAGATTAA
- the nusA gene encoding transcription termination factor NusA has product MALVILPGLNNLIEDISEEKKLPPNIVEVALREALLKGYEKYRKTFFIGSNEDPFDEEYFNNFDVGLDLDEEGYRILSSKIIVDEVESEDHQISLVEVKQVADDAQIGDTVVLDVTPEKEDFGRMAASTTKQVLAQKLRDQQRKMIQEEFADLEDPVLTARVIRFERQSVIMGVSSGIGRPEVEAELPKRDQLPNDNYRANATFKVFLKEVSEIARKGPQLFVSRANAGLVVYLFENEVPEIQEGTVKIVAVSREANPPSRAVGPRTKVAVDSEEQEVDPVGACIGARGARIQQVVNELRGEKIDVIKWSSDPIQYILNSLSPAKVDQVRLVDPEGQHAHVLVPPDQLSLAIGREGQNVRLAAKLTGWKIDVKNSHEYDQEAEDAAVSELIVQREDEENLQREAELRLEAEQAERAAEDARLRELYPLPEDDQEYGEEQYEGEAFSDNDQLETLQDSEISTKEERKR; this is encoded by the coding sequence ATGGCATTAGTTATTCTCCCAGGTTTAAACAATCTTATTGAAGATATTAGTGAGGAAAAAAAATTACCTCCTAATATCGTCGAAGTAGCCTTACGCGAAGCTTTATTAAAAGGTTACGAAAAATATAGAAAAACTTTTTTCATTGGAAGTAACGAAGATCCATTTGATGAAGAATATTTTAATAATTTTGATGTTGGACTTGATCTAGATGAAGAGGGTTATAGGATCCTATCGAGTAAAATAATTGTTGACGAAGTTGAGAGCGAAGATCATCAAATATCTCTAGTAGAAGTTAAACAAGTAGCTGATGATGCTCAAATAGGAGACACTGTCGTTCTAGACGTTACTCCAGAAAAAGAGGATTTTGGACGAATGGCTGCTTCAACAACAAAGCAAGTTTTAGCGCAAAAATTAAGGGATCAACAAAGGAAAATGATCCAAGAAGAATTCGCAGATTTGGAAGATCCTGTTTTAACTGCAAGAGTTATAAGATTTGAAAGACAATCAGTAATTATGGGAGTTAGTTCGGGCATTGGCAGACCTGAAGTAGAGGCCGAACTTCCCAAAAGAGATCAGTTACCAAATGACAATTACAGAGCAAATGCAACTTTCAAAGTATTTTTGAAAGAAGTTAGCGAAATAGCCAGAAAAGGTCCACAACTTTTTGTAAGCAGAGCAAATGCTGGTTTAGTGGTCTATTTATTCGAGAATGAAGTTCCAGAAATACAAGAAGGTACAGTAAAAATTGTTGCTGTTTCCAGAGAAGCAAACCCTCCTTCAAGAGCAGTTGGGCCAAGAACAAAAGTAGCTGTTGATAGTGAAGAACAAGAAGTAGATCCTGTAGGTGCCTGTATTGGAGCTAGAGGAGCAAGAATTCAACAAGTAGTTAATGAATTAAGAGGAGAAAAAATTGATGTTATCAAATGGTCATCTGATCCAATCCAATATATTTTAAACTCTTTAAGTCCTGCCAAAGTTGATCAAGTAAGACTCGTTGACCCAGAAGGGCAACATGCACACGTACTTGTCCCACCAGATCAATTGAGCCTCGCAATTGGTAGAGAAGGTCAAAATGTAAGACTTGCTGCAAAATTAACTGGTTGGAAGATTGATGTTAAGAACTCACATGAATACGATCAGGAAGCAGAAGATGCTGCAGTCTCTGAATTAATAGTTCAAAGAGAAGATGAAGAGAATCTCCAGAGAGAAGCTGAGCTAAGACTAGAAGCAGAACAAGCTGAACGTGCTGCAGAAGATGCAAGATTAAGAGAGCTTTATCCCCTTCCTGAAGATGATCAAGAATATGGAGAAGAACAATACGAAGGAGAAGCCTTCTCAGATAATGATCAATTAGAAACTTTGCAAGATAGTGAAATATCTACCAAAGAGGAGAGAAAACGGTGA
- a CDS encoding YlxR family protein, whose protein sequence is MIFKKPVMRICISCRETYDRKDLLKITKDHKQGIMFQKGMGRSAYICKSKKCYSDSKIKKKLQKSLKTFLEPEFIDIFEKEITSFNDYSNKGI, encoded by the coding sequence GTGATATTTAAAAAACCTGTTATGCGTATATGCATTTCATGTAGAGAAACATATGACAGAAAAGATCTATTAAAGATTACTAAAGATCATAAACAAGGCATCATGTTTCAAAAGGGAATGGGCCGATCAGCATACATTTGTAAGTCAAAAAAATGTTACTCAGATTCCAAGATCAAAAAAAAGCTTCAAAAATCATTAAAAACATTTCTAGAACCTGAATTTATTGATATTTTTGAAAAAGAAATTACAAGCTTCAATGACTATTCCAATAAGGGAATATAA
- the infB gene encoding translation initiation factor IF-2, with amino-acid sequence MTFSDKIRIYELSRDLNLENKDILDAAQKLSISVKSHSSSISSEDAKKITNLIKNKNSDKKILSINKPLIKKDNYKQNKEDKSSVPSFLEEKPLNANSNKKPLLIKPLSKPESLKITSNQPKNPSKPIIIGSPQSQSNFQNQNTKSKPSQTSSDDKTTFRNNATPPIKSPTKPPIQLIAKPTNISNNFKSDKPSKNIHNSGGQGQISNKPNQGSNQPKTKNFNKKINTPELVGAPIRRNDTNKQNNNKQNISFKQSFPNRTGMPNRPGLRNKPSDQGKPGSFNRQINPNRAGAPNRTGMPNRPGLRNKPSDQGKPGSFNRQIHSNRAGAPNRSGAPNRAGAPNRTGAPNRPGSNFNGQNSPGIRKPVSPNELLQLQKTNKSEKDKLGIKTEKQNIESPRQKAKAPNNRPNSAPSSKKPPHKTFSNTSRKPGKTDWDDSAKLEALRNKNPQKQRQKVHIIGENDDSLTSETSGYSGEKISILSASLARPKKEKSEESKSQKSTKQFKKKKKETTRQRQKRRAMELKAAKEAKQVRPEMIIVPEDNLTVQELADKLSLESSEIIKSLFFKGITATVTQSLDLATIETVAEEFGVPVLQDDIQEAAEKTVDMIASDDIDSLIKRPPVITVMGHVDHGKTSLLDSIRESRVASGEAGGITQHIGAYQVEFKHESKKKKLTFLDTPGHEAFTAMRARGTKVTDVAVLVVAADDGCRPQTIEAISHARAAKVPIVVAINKIDKEGASPERVKQELSEKDLIAEDWGGDTVMVPVSAIKKQNIDKLLEMILLVSEVEDLQANPDRSAKGTVIEAHLDKAKGPVATLLVQNGTLKSGDVLAAGSVLGKIRAMVDEHGTRIKQAGPSFPVEALGFSEVPTAGDEFEVYPDEKTARSIVGERATDARATKLAQQMASRRVSLSSLSTQANDGELKELNLILKADVQGSVEAILGSLEQLPKNEVQVRVLLSAPGEITETDIDLAAASGSVIIGFNTSLASGAKRAADANDVDIREYDVIYKLLEDIQLAMEGLLEPDLVEESLGKAEVRATFAVGKGAIAGCYIQTGKLQRNCSLRVVRSDKVVFEGNLDSLKRSKDDVKEVNTGFECGVGCDKFSSWIEGDIIEAFKFVTKKRTLSQ; translated from the coding sequence ATGACATTCAGCGATAAAATCAGAATTTACGAACTTTCCAGAGACTTAAATCTGGAAAATAAAGATATATTGGATGCCGCTCAAAAACTTTCAATTTCAGTAAAAAGCCATAGTAGTTCTATTAGTTCAGAAGATGCAAAAAAAATAACAAATCTCATTAAAAACAAGAATTCAGATAAAAAAATACTTTCCATTAATAAACCTTTAATTAAAAAAGATAATTACAAACAAAACAAAGAAGATAAATCTTCTGTTCCATCTTTTTTAGAAGAGAAGCCTCTAAATGCTAATTCGAACAAAAAGCCTTTATTAATAAAACCTCTTAGTAAGCCTGAGAGTCTAAAAATAACTTCAAATCAACCTAAAAATCCTAGTAAACCTATTATTATTGGTAGTCCTCAATCTCAATCAAACTTTCAAAATCAAAATACTAAGAGTAAACCTTCACAAACTTCCAGTGATGATAAAACAACTTTCCGAAATAATGCAACCCCACCCATTAAAAGTCCAACAAAACCCCCAATTCAATTAATTGCAAAGCCTACAAATATAAGTAATAATTTTAAATCTGATAAGCCTTCAAAGAACATCCACAATTCAGGGGGGCAAGGGCAAATATCTAACAAACCTAATCAAGGTTCGAACCAACCTAAAACAAAAAATTTTAACAAAAAAATTAATACCCCTGAACTCGTAGGAGCACCAATTAGAAGAAACGATACTAATAAACAAAACAACAATAAGCAAAATATTTCTTTTAAACAATCTTTTCCTAATAGAACTGGCATGCCAAATAGGCCTGGATTGAGAAACAAACCATCAGATCAGGGAAAACCTGGCTCATTTAATAGACAAATTAATCCTAATAGAGCTGGTGCTCCAAATAGAACTGGCATGCCAAATAGGCCTGGATTGAGAAATAAACCATCAGATCAGGGAAAACCTGGCTCATTTAATAGACAAATTCATTCTAATAGAGCTGGTGCTCCAAATAGATCTGGTGCTCCAAATAGAGCTGGCGCTCCAAATAGAACTGGCGCTCCAAATAGACCTGGGTCTAATTTCAATGGTCAAAATTCACCTGGGATTAGAAAGCCAGTATCACCTAATGAACTTTTACAACTTCAAAAAACTAATAAATCTGAGAAAGACAAGCTTGGCATAAAAACAGAAAAACAAAATATTGAGTCACCTAGACAGAAGGCAAAAGCTCCTAATAATCGTCCAAACTCTGCCCCTAGTTCTAAAAAGCCACCTCATAAAACATTTTCAAATACTTCAAGAAAACCAGGAAAGACTGATTGGGACGACAGTGCAAAACTAGAAGCATTAAGAAATAAAAACCCCCAAAAACAAAGACAGAAAGTTCATATTATTGGCGAGAATGATGATTCATTAACATCTGAAACCAGTGGATATTCAGGTGAGAAGATTTCAATATTATCAGCTAGTTTGGCGCGTCCAAAGAAAGAAAAGTCTGAAGAATCTAAATCTCAGAAATCTACAAAACAATTTAAGAAGAAGAAAAAAGAGACAACAAGGCAAAGGCAAAAAAGAAGAGCAATGGAATTAAAGGCTGCTAAAGAGGCTAAACAAGTAAGGCCTGAAATGATAATAGTTCCTGAAGATAATTTAACTGTTCAAGAATTAGCTGATAAATTAAGTCTTGAAAGTTCTGAAATAATCAAATCTCTTTTCTTCAAAGGAATAACGGCTACGGTAACTCAATCACTTGATTTAGCGACTATCGAAACAGTTGCCGAAGAGTTTGGGGTACCTGTTTTGCAAGATGATATCCAAGAAGCTGCTGAGAAAACAGTAGATATGATTGCATCTGATGATATTGATAGCTTAATAAAAAGGCCACCTGTTATTACAGTAATGGGCCATGTTGATCATGGCAAAACAAGTCTTCTAGATTCCATCAGAGAATCAAGAGTAGCTTCGGGAGAAGCAGGGGGAATCACTCAACATATAGGCGCTTATCAAGTTGAATTTAAACATGAATCTAAAAAGAAAAAATTGACTTTTCTTGATACTCCTGGTCATGAAGCCTTTACAGCAATGAGAGCAAGGGGTACAAAAGTTACTGATGTAGCTGTACTTGTAGTAGCCGCTGATGATGGTTGTAGACCTCAAACAATTGAGGCAATAAGTCATGCAAGAGCCGCAAAAGTACCAATAGTTGTTGCAATAAATAAAATTGATAAAGAAGGGGCATCTCCTGAAAGAGTCAAGCAGGAACTATCAGAAAAAGATTTAATAGCTGAAGATTGGGGAGGAGATACTGTAATGGTTCCAGTAAGTGCAATAAAAAAACAAAATATTGATAAATTGCTCGAAATGATTCTATTAGTATCAGAAGTTGAAGACTTACAAGCTAACCCTGACAGATCAGCAAAAGGTACTGTAATTGAAGCTCACCTAGATAAGGCTAAAGGGCCTGTAGCTACCTTGTTAGTACAAAATGGAACTTTAAAATCTGGGGATGTTTTAGCTGCAGGTTCGGTCCTTGGTAAAATAAGAGCAATGGTTGATGAGCATGGTACTAGAATCAAACAAGCAGGTCCTTCATTCCCTGTCGAAGCATTAGGATTTAGTGAAGTACCTACAGCAGGCGATGAATTTGAAGTTTACCCTGATGAAAAAACTGCTAGATCTATAGTCGGAGAGAGAGCTACAGATGCTAGAGCTACAAAATTAGCTCAGCAAATGGCGTCTAGAAGAGTTAGCTTGTCATCCTTATCCACTCAAGCAAATGATGGAGAATTAAAAGAGTTAAACTTAATTCTTAAAGCAGATGTTCAAGGTAGTGTTGAAGCGATATTGGGCTCACTAGAACAATTACCAAAAAATGAAGTTCAAGTAAGAGTTTTACTTTCTGCTCCAGGAGAAATAACTGAGACAGATATAGATCTAGCCGCTGCATCAGGATCAGTAATTATTGGGTTTAATACCTCATTGGCATCTGGAGCAAAAAGAGCAGCAGATGCTAATGATGTTGACATTAGAGAATATGATGTAATTTATAAACTCTTAGAAGATATTCAGTTAGCCATGGAAGGTCTACTCGAACCTGATCTTGTCGAAGAATCCTTAGGTAAAGCTGAAGTTCGGGCAACTTTCGCAGTTGGGAAAGGAGCTATCGCAGGATGTTATATACAAACTGGTAAATTACAACGTAATTGTTCTCTTAGAGTTGTTAGATCAGATAAAGTAGTTTTTGAGGGCAATTTAGACTCCCTAAAAAGGTCTAAAGATGATGTAAAAGAGGTAAATACTGGATTTGAATGTGGAGTAGGTTGCGATAAATTTTCTTCTTGGATAGAAGGAGACATAATAGAAGCTTTCAAATTTGTCACTAAAAAGAGAACATTAAGTCAATAA
- a CDS encoding DUF3493 domain-containing protein yields the protein MSKIDPELKKRLLKETQTPFKGLRRVLWIAFSGSAFLGLLIMLSKFASGGELQENNLLIQIGACVIFPTLLFFDRDKD from the coding sequence ATGTCAAAAATAGATCCTGAATTAAAAAAGAGATTGCTTAAGGAAACTCAGACCCCTTTTAAAGGATTAAGGAGAGTTTTGTGGATAGCTTTTAGTGGTTCCGCATTTTTGGGTCTTCTAATAATGCTTTCCAAATTTGCAAGTGGAGGTGAATTACAGGAAAATAACCTTCTTATACAAATAGGTGCTTGTGTAATATTCCCTACTTTATTATTTTTCGATAGGGATAAAGATTAA